The following are encoded together in the Vibrio zhugei genome:
- a CDS encoding HPr family phosphocarrier protein: MTNVTRTVLIQNKLGLHARAAVKLVELAQSFDAILTIQAQDGNEATADTVIGLLMLQSAQGQHITLSASGPDAEPALAAACHLIEDKFDEEE; encoded by the coding sequence ATGACGAACGTAACTCGCACTGTTCTGATTCAAAATAAATTGGGCTTGCACGCTCGTGCTGCCGTAAAATTAGTGGAACTTGCTCAATCGTTTGATGCCATACTGACAATTCAAGCGCAAGATGGTAACGAAGCCACTGCGGATACCGTCATTGGTCTGCTGATGTTGCAATCAGCACAGGGACAGCATATTACGCTGTCGGCATCGGGCCCTGATGCCGAGCCAGCACTCGCTGCCGCGTGCCATCTTATTGAAGATAAATTTGATGAAGAGGAATAG
- the kdsC gene encoding 3-deoxy-manno-octulosonate-8-phosphatase KdsC, which translates to MSQQVDTLYGKVDEDILTIAKSIKLLICDVDGVFSDGLVYMGNNGEELKTFHTRDGYGVKSLMNAGIEIAIITGRESKIVTNRMNALGIKLVYQGQDDKVKAYRDICKKLAIAPQETGYIGDDLIDWPVMEQVALRVCVADGHPLLAQRANYVTHIKGGHGAVREVCDLILHARNELDAYKGLSI; encoded by the coding sequence ATGTCACAACAAGTGGACACACTGTATGGCAAAGTAGACGAAGATATCCTCACGATTGCCAAATCCATCAAACTGTTGATTTGCGATGTGGATGGTGTTTTTTCAGACGGCTTAGTGTATATGGGTAACAATGGCGAAGAGCTCAAAACCTTTCACACTCGTGATGGTTATGGGGTCAAAAGTCTCATGAATGCCGGAATCGAAATTGCGATTATTACCGGAAGAGAATCAAAGATTGTCACCAATAGAATGAACGCATTGGGCATAAAACTTGTCTATCAAGGACAAGATGATAAAGTCAAAGCGTACCGTGATATTTGCAAAAAACTGGCGATTGCCCCTCAAGAAACCGGGTATATTGGGGACGATTTAATAGATTGGCCTGTAATGGAACAAGTCGCTTTGCGAGTGTGTGTCGCTGATGGACACCCCTTGCTAGCTCAGCGCGCAAACTATGTCACCCACATTAAGGGGGGACACGGTGCCGTGCGCGAGGTCTGTGATTTGATTTTACACGCTAGGAATGAACTTGACGCATATAAAGGTCTAAGTATATGA
- a CDS encoding RNA polymerase factor sigma-54, which yields MKPSLQLKLGQQLAMTPQLQQAIRLLQLSTLDLQQEIQEALDSNPLLDVDENAEDVANTDERKENDRNEEKEPSADVAAEPEPQDSSDVFEKSEISSDLEIDTTWDDIYSANTGNTGVAMDDDMPVYQGETTQSLQDYLLWQLDLTPFSELDQTIAVAIIDAIDDYGYLTSSLEEIRDNFDHDDVDLEEIEAVRKRIQQFDPLGVASLNLQDCLLLQLATFPAETPWLEEAKLILSQYIDQLGNRDYKLILKESKLKEDELRQALHLIQDLDPRPGNRITETHAEYVIPDVSVFKDHGKWVVSINPDSVPKLKVNQQYAGLAKGNNAESNYIRSNLQEAKWLIKSLESRNETLLKVAKCIVEHQRDFFEYGEEAMKPMVLNDVALAVDMHESTISRVTTQKFMHTPRGIFELKYFFSSHVSTDNGGECSSTAIRALIKKLVSAETPAKPLSDSKIAALLADQGIKVARRTIAKYRESLGIAPSSQRKRLL from the coding sequence ATGAAGCCTTCATTACAGCTCAAGCTAGGTCAACAATTAGCAATGACACCGCAATTGCAGCAAGCTATCCGCTTACTGCAATTGTCTACGCTCGACTTACAACAAGAGATTCAGGAAGCCTTAGACTCTAATCCTTTGTTGGATGTGGATGAAAACGCCGAAGATGTTGCTAATACTGATGAACGCAAAGAGAACGACCGTAATGAGGAAAAAGAACCCAGTGCGGATGTGGCAGCGGAACCTGAGCCACAAGACAGTTCTGATGTATTCGAAAAATCAGAAATCAGCTCCGATCTCGAAATAGACACCACATGGGATGACATCTACAGTGCCAATACGGGAAATACCGGCGTGGCCATGGATGATGACATGCCCGTCTATCAAGGGGAGACCACTCAATCTCTCCAAGATTATTTGCTGTGGCAATTGGACTTAACCCCTTTTAGTGAATTAGATCAAACCATTGCGGTAGCCATCATTGATGCTATCGATGATTATGGGTACTTAACCTCCTCGCTGGAAGAGATTCGTGATAACTTCGATCATGATGATGTCGATCTTGAAGAAATCGAAGCCGTTCGAAAGCGTATCCAGCAATTTGACCCTCTCGGGGTTGCTTCACTCAATTTACAAGACTGTTTACTCTTACAGCTGGCGACGTTTCCAGCCGAAACGCCTTGGCTAGAAGAAGCCAAACTCATCCTTTCTCAGTATATTGATCAGCTTGGTAATCGGGATTACAAACTTATCTTAAAAGAGTCTAAACTCAAAGAAGATGAGCTACGACAAGCATTACACTTAATTCAGGATCTCGATCCTCGGCCAGGAAACAGGATCACGGAAACTCACGCGGAGTATGTGATACCAGATGTGTCCGTCTTTAAAGATCACGGCAAATGGGTGGTTTCCATCAATCCAGACAGTGTTCCCAAGCTCAAAGTCAATCAACAATATGCGGGATTAGCTAAAGGTAATAATGCAGAAAGTAATTATATTCGGAGCAACTTACAAGAAGCCAAGTGGCTGATTAAAAGTTTGGAAAGTCGCAATGAAACGTTACTAAAAGTTGCGAAATGTATTGTTGAACATCAGCGCGATTTCTTCGAATATGGTGAAGAAGCCATGAAACCCATGGTGCTGAATGATGTTGCACTTGCTGTGGACATGCATGAGTCGACCATATCAAGGGTGACGACTCAGAAGTTTATGCATACGCCAAGAGGCATATTCGAGTTGAAGTACTTTTTCTCCAGTCATGTGAGTACCGACAATGGCGGAGAATGTTCATCGACCGCAATACGCGCACTGATTAAAAAACTGGTATCGGCAGAAACGCCTGCTAAGCCTCTCAGTGATAGCAAAATTGCGGCGTTACTAGCTGACCAAGGAATCAAAGTCGCAAGACGAACGATAGCTAAGTACCGAGAGTCATTGGGAATAGCCCCTTCAAGTCAGCGTAAACGCCTGCTATAA
- the lptB gene encoding LPS export ABC transporter ATP-binding protein, translating into MSVLKAQHLAKSYKKRKVVSDVSLAVESGQIVGLLGPNGAGKTTSFYMIVGLVARDEGKISIDDMDISVLPMHSRSRLGIGYLPQEASIFRKLSVEDNILAVLQTRSELSREQRQDRLEDLLDEFSIQHIRKNTGMSLSGGERRRVEIARALAANPQFILLDEPFAGVDPISVIDIKKIIEHLRDRGLGVLITDHNVRETLDVCEKAYIVSQGHLIAEGTPKEVLNNEQVKQVYLGEQFRL; encoded by the coding sequence ATGTCTGTATTGAAAGCGCAACATTTAGCCAAAAGTTATAAAAAACGCAAAGTCGTTTCAGATGTCAGTCTTGCGGTTGAATCAGGACAAATCGTCGGTTTGCTCGGCCCAAATGGCGCGGGTAAAACAACCTCGTTTTATATGATAGTAGGACTGGTCGCCCGCGATGAGGGAAAAATCTCCATAGACGACATGGATATAAGTGTGTTACCAATGCACAGTCGCTCTCGGTTGGGGATTGGATATCTACCGCAAGAAGCCTCCATTTTCCGTAAGCTCTCGGTCGAAGATAATATTCTCGCGGTACTGCAAACACGCAGTGAGCTGAGTCGAGAACAACGACAAGACAGACTGGAAGATCTCCTCGACGAATTCAGTATTCAGCACATTCGTAAAAATACTGGGATGTCTTTATCGGGTGGCGAGCGTCGTCGGGTAGAAATTGCGCGAGCATTGGCGGCAAACCCACAATTTATCCTTTTGGATGAACCTTTTGCGGGCGTTGATCCAATCTCCGTTATCGATATCAAAAAAATTATTGAACATCTGCGTGATCGCGGTTTGGGCGTTCTTATCACTGACCACAATGTGAGAGAAACATTGGATGTTTGTGAAAAAGCTTATATTGTAAGTCAAGGACACCTAATTGCAGAAGGCACTCCTAAAGAAGTGTTGAACAACGAACAGGTGAAACAGGTTTATCTAGGAGAACAATTCCGTCTATGA
- the hpf gene encoding ribosome hibernation promoting factor — protein sequence MQININGHHIDLTDSMQDYVHAKFQKLERFFDQINNVQVILRVEKVRQIAEATLHVSQGEIHATAESDNMYAAIDELVNKLVRQLNKHKEKLSSH from the coding sequence ATGCAAATCAATATTAATGGCCACCACATTGATCTGACAGATTCAATGCAAGACTATGTTCACGCTAAATTTCAAAAGCTAGAGCGCTTTTTTGACCAAATAAATAACGTTCAAGTTATTTTACGTGTTGAAAAAGTCCGTCAAATCGCGGAAGCTACGCTCCATGTGAGTCAAGGTGAGATTCATGCGACCGCAGAAAGTGATAACATGTATGCGGCCATCGATGAGTTGGTGAATAAACTCGTACGACAACTCAATAAGCATAAAGAAAAGCTAAGTAGCCATTAA
- the lptA gene encoding lipopolysaccharide transport periplasmic protein LptA produces the protein MKISHLTLVASLLVSSQCFALSTDSKQPVYIDSDSQQLDMKSNRVTFIGDVKLKQGSININADKLIVVRNEETGKIEDIRGYGKLATFSQLTDEGKTLHGEAEELYYKMSQDELVMTNNAMLSQDDSEIRGKKIRYKISQQKLIADSNGKGRVSTVLQPQMTENNQK, from the coding sequence ATGAAAATCTCACACCTCACGCTGGTAGCAAGCCTTCTGGTCAGTAGCCAGTGTTTTGCTTTGTCTACTGACAGTAAACAACCGGTTTATATTGATTCAGACAGCCAACAACTCGATATGAAAAGCAATCGAGTGACCTTCATCGGTGATGTAAAGCTGAAACAAGGCAGCATCAATATTAATGCGGATAAACTGATTGTCGTTCGTAACGAAGAGACAGGAAAAATTGAAGACATTAGAGGTTATGGCAAACTCGCTACCTTTTCTCAGCTGACCGATGAAGGCAAAACCTTACACGGTGAAGCAGAAGAACTGTACTATAAAATGTCGCAAGATGAACTCGTTATGACCAATAACGCCATGCTATCGCAAGATGACAGTGAAATTCGTGGTAAGAAAATTCGCTATAAAATTTCGCAACAAAAACTGATTGCCGATAGTAACGGAAAAGGACGCGTGTCTACCGTTTTGCAACCACAAATGACCGAAAATAATCAGAAGTAA
- the ptsN gene encoding PTS IIA-like nitrogen regulatory protein PtsN, producing MQLSEVLTLDCTKSAVQCSSKKRALEIISEVAAQHTGQNATSLFECMLSREKVGSTGIGNGIAIPHARMADNHSAVAVLLQCEAPIDFDAIDNRPVDLLFALLVPEEQCKEHLQTLASMAERLKDKKVLKQLRNAHTDQELYNIMVHQEQE from the coding sequence ATGCAATTAAGCGAAGTATTGACCCTGGACTGCACGAAAAGTGCAGTCCAGTGTTCTAGTAAAAAACGAGCATTAGAAATCATTAGCGAAGTCGCGGCTCAACACACTGGCCAAAATGCGACCTCGCTGTTTGAATGCATGCTCAGCCGAGAAAAAGTGGGCAGTACTGGTATCGGTAACGGGATTGCGATTCCGCACGCCAGAATGGCGGACAATCACTCTGCGGTTGCGGTTCTGCTGCAATGCGAAGCACCGATCGATTTCGATGCCATCGATAATCGCCCAGTCGACCTGTTATTTGCTTTATTGGTACCTGAGGAACAATGTAAAGAACATCTGCAAACTCTGGCGAGTATGGCAGAGCGTTTGAAAGACAAAAAAGTCCTCAAACAACTGCGCAATGCTCATACTGATCAAGAGCTCTACAACATTATGGTCCATCAAGAACAGGAATAA
- the lptC gene encoding LPS export ABC transporter periplasmic protein LptC produces the protein MSVSRVIYAVLILVSLTSLYYLLESQDKVDIQVKPNTELPMFSGNNLNNVSYNDQGIRSYVIQSKHLDYYAKSGDTIFQSPILKVYQQGTKQEWQVTAQRAVLSKKQVLTLYDDVVAKNLLRQSSFEKMTTAKLNIKLDSRDFWADNPVDLKGPQFETHGQAMKGNFADNTAVLYKHVQGRYENLTPHAGSKPSGQ, from the coding sequence ATGAGTGTATCCCGTGTCATATACGCGGTGTTAATATTGGTGTCACTGACCTCGCTTTATTATCTGCTTGAGAGCCAAGACAAAGTAGATATTCAGGTCAAGCCGAATACAGAACTGCCTATGTTTAGCGGAAATAACCTGAACAATGTATCGTATAATGATCAAGGTATACGTAGTTACGTTATACAATCTAAACACCTTGATTATTATGCTAAAAGTGGCGATACCATTTTCCAAAGCCCGATTTTAAAAGTCTATCAGCAAGGGACGAAGCAAGAGTGGCAAGTGACCGCGCAACGCGCAGTCCTTTCAAAAAAGCAAGTATTAACACTCTATGATGACGTCGTCGCCAAAAATTTACTGCGACAATCTAGCTTTGAGAAAATGACGACGGCGAAGCTGAACATTAAACTCGATAGCCGAGATTTTTGGGCTGATAATCCAGTGGATCTGAAAGGTCCTCAATTTGAAACTCATGGACAAGCGATGAAAGGCAATTTTGCTGATAATACCGCGGTCCTATACAAGCATGTACAAGGTCGATATGAAAATCTCACACCTCACGCTGGTAGCAAGCCTTCTGGTCAGTAG
- the kdsD gene encoding arabinose-5-phosphate isomerase KdsD, which yields MASEFNYQAAAQEVLAIEVEGLEQLKPFFNDAFAKACELILNNCSGKVVVMGIGKSGHIGRKIAATLASTGTSAFFVHPGEASHGDLGMVTAQDVVLAISNSGESEEILSLFPVLKRLNVSIISLTSQPTSTMAQLSDIHLQISVPQEACPLGLAPTTSTTVTLVMGDALAIALLRARGFTSEDFAMSHPGGALGRKLLLKLSDIMHTGDELPQVSPNTFIRDALLEISQKGLGMTAITDQHNTLLGIFTDGDLRRILDKRIDIHNTPIERVMTTSPTTASPHLLAVEGINLMQDKRISGLMLTDDGKLVGALNMHDLLKAGVM from the coding sequence ATGGCATCTGAATTTAACTACCAAGCCGCGGCTCAAGAAGTGCTGGCGATAGAAGTTGAAGGGTTAGAGCAATTAAAGCCTTTCTTTAACGACGCTTTTGCCAAGGCGTGTGAGCTCATTTTAAATAACTGCTCAGGCAAAGTGGTGGTGATGGGGATTGGTAAGTCAGGGCATATTGGCCGAAAAATTGCCGCGACATTAGCCAGCACCGGAACGTCGGCATTTTTTGTTCACCCTGGTGAAGCCTCACATGGCGATTTAGGTATGGTAACCGCTCAGGATGTGGTGCTAGCCATTTCAAACTCGGGCGAGTCCGAGGAAATACTCAGCCTGTTTCCCGTATTGAAGCGCTTAAACGTGAGTATTATTAGTCTTACCAGCCAACCGACGTCCACGATGGCACAATTGTCCGACATACATTTGCAGATCAGCGTGCCTCAAGAAGCTTGCCCACTGGGACTGGCTCCAACGACCAGTACCACCGTGACACTGGTAATGGGCGACGCGCTGGCTATCGCCCTATTACGCGCTCGTGGCTTCACCTCAGAGGATTTTGCAATGTCCCACCCAGGTGGCGCACTGGGTCGCAAACTGCTACTTAAGCTCAGTGACATTATGCATACGGGCGATGAACTGCCTCAGGTGAGCCCTAACACGTTCATTCGTGACGCTCTGCTAGAGATCAGTCAAAAAGGGTTGGGAATGACAGCGATTACCGACCAACATAACACGCTGCTCGGTATTTTTACTGATGGCGATTTACGTCGTATTTTAGATAAGCGCATTGATATTCATAATACCCCTATCGAACGCGTTATGACGACCTCCCCGACCACGGCCTCACCTCATTTACTCGCGGTAGAAGGGATTAATTTGATGCAAGACAAACGAATTAGCGGTTTAATGCTGACCGATGACGGAAAGCTGGTGGGCGCATTAAATATGCATGATTTATTGAAAGCCGGAGTAATGTAA
- the mgtE gene encoding magnesium transporter produces MAEQIEFDQAHQTLHEITQALENGRFVHVRRQLQDMEPEDIAILLEASPRKSREVLWHLTDPEDYGEILDELSEDIKDALVSKMAPEKLAEATEGMDTDDVAYVLRSLPNTLSKEVLAQMDTADRLRVEKALSYPEDSAGGLMNTDVTTIRSDVIVDVVLRYLRMKGDLPDVTDSLYVIDEHSKLIGHLPLTVLLTSQPDVLVSEVMDDADDAISVDTTDSDVASLFERRNWVSAPVVDHNYTLVGRITIDDVVDVIREDAEHSMMSMAGMDDDEDTFAPVIKSARKRSIWLGANVLAALAAASVSNMFEDTLQAMASIAVLMTIVPSMGGVAGNQTVALVIRGLALGHIGESNKKELLYKEAAIGLLNGILWAVLIGVIVMVWKGNIELGAILSAAMLTNLFVAGIAGVLIPVLMKKINIDPALAGGMALTTVTDVVGLFAFLELATLMIH; encoded by the coding sequence ATGGCAGAGCAAATTGAATTTGATCAAGCTCACCAAACCCTCCATGAAATCACTCAAGCACTAGAGAATGGTCGTTTTGTCCACGTTCGTCGTCAGCTTCAGGACATGGAGCCTGAAGATATTGCGATCCTATTAGAAGCCTCACCACGTAAATCTCGCGAAGTACTTTGGCATCTGACTGACCCGGAAGATTATGGGGAAATCCTCGATGAATTATCCGAGGATATTAAAGATGCGCTTGTCTCTAAAATGGCGCCGGAGAAACTCGCCGAAGCCACTGAAGGCATGGACACCGATGACGTAGCCTATGTGTTACGAAGCCTGCCTAACACCTTATCGAAAGAAGTCTTAGCGCAGATGGATACGGCAGATCGACTACGAGTTGAGAAAGCCTTATCCTACCCTGAAGATAGTGCCGGTGGCTTGATGAACACCGACGTCACCACCATCCGTAGTGATGTCATTGTCGATGTTGTGCTGCGGTATTTACGTATGAAAGGAGACTTACCGGATGTCACCGATTCCTTATATGTTATTGATGAACATAGTAAGTTAATCGGTCATTTACCCTTAACGGTATTGTTAACCTCGCAACCGGATGTGCTCGTCAGTGAAGTCATGGACGATGCGGACGATGCCATCAGCGTCGACACCACCGACTCTGATGTCGCCAGTTTGTTCGAACGTCGTAATTGGGTCTCAGCCCCAGTGGTCGATCACAATTACACCTTGGTTGGACGGATCACCATTGATGACGTTGTCGATGTCATTCGTGAAGATGCCGAACACTCAATGATGAGCATGGCGGGGATGGATGACGATGAAGATACTTTCGCCCCCGTGATCAAATCGGCTCGTAAACGCAGTATTTGGCTCGGAGCCAATGTGCTTGCGGCCTTAGCTGCAGCGTCTGTCTCCAACATGTTTGAAGATACACTACAAGCCATGGCATCCATCGCCGTATTAATGACCATCGTCCCCTCTATGGGGGGAGTGGCTGGTAACCAAACGGTCGCCTTGGTCATTCGTGGTCTCGCTTTAGGCCACATTGGTGAAAGTAACAAAAAAGAGTTGCTGTACAAAGAAGCGGCGATCGGTCTGCTCAATGGTATTTTATGGGCCGTACTGATTGGCGTCATTGTGATGGTCTGGAAAGGCAATATTGAACTCGGTGCCATCCTTTCTGCCGCCATGCTGACCAACTTATTTGTGGCAGGTATTGCTGGCGTATTAATCCCGGTATTAATGAAAAAAATCAATATTGATCCGGCGCTCGCTGGGGGAATGGCATTGACGACCGTCACCGATGTCGTCGGCTTATTCGCCTTTTTAGAACTGGCAACCCTGATGATTCACTAG
- the rapZ gene encoding RNase adapter RapZ, producing the protein MRLIVVSGQSGAGKSVALRVLEDLGYYCVDNLPINLLQEFVQSVKDSNQNVAVSIDIRNIPKDPGLIEPALDRLKSSDVEVSVLFLDASEEVLLKRYSETRRIHPLSLADDNPSLSHAIELEKQTLKPLKEHADHIIDSSKRSIHELSERVRMYVEGNERKKLVMVFQSFGFKYGVPSDADFVFDVRFLPNPHWEPNLRPMTGLDAPIRSFLSAFPEVMELKLQIQKFIEYWLPMLEKNNRSYLTVAIGCTGGKHRSVYIAQQLGEYFSDLGNKVKIQHNTLDNNLS; encoded by the coding sequence ATGCGTTTGATTGTTGTCAGTGGTCAGTCTGGGGCGGGAAAAAGTGTCGCCTTAAGGGTGTTGGAAGATTTAGGGTATTATTGTGTCGATAACTTGCCCATCAATCTTTTGCAAGAATTCGTGCAATCGGTCAAAGACAGCAATCAAAACGTCGCAGTCAGTATTGATATACGTAATATTCCCAAAGATCCAGGCTTAATTGAACCCGCCTTGGATCGTTTGAAATCCAGTGACGTCGAAGTCAGCGTATTGTTTCTTGATGCCTCTGAAGAAGTGTTACTGAAGCGATACAGTGAAACTCGCAGAATTCACCCGTTATCGCTGGCCGATGATAATCCCTCATTGTCTCATGCGATCGAGCTGGAAAAACAGACTCTGAAGCCTCTCAAAGAGCATGCCGACCATATCATCGACAGCAGCAAGCGTTCGATTCATGAACTCAGTGAACGTGTCCGCATGTATGTGGAAGGCAACGAACGCAAAAAACTGGTCATGGTGTTTCAGTCATTCGGCTTTAAGTATGGAGTGCCCAGTGACGCCGATTTTGTGTTCGATGTGCGCTTTCTTCCCAATCCTCATTGGGAGCCTAACTTGCGCCCAATGACAGGTTTAGATGCCCCAATTCGCTCCTTTTTATCCGCTTTCCCTGAAGTGATGGAGCTCAAACTGCAAATCCAGAAGTTCATTGAGTATTGGCTGCCCATGTTAGAAAAAAATAACCGCAGCTATCTTACTGTCGCCATCGGATGTACCGGTGGCAAACATCGCTCCGTGTATATTGCACAACAATTGGGCGAGTACTTCTCTGACTTAGGAAATAAAGTCAAAATTCAGCATAATACGCTCGACAATAATTTATCATAA